One segment of Neodiprion fabricii isolate iyNeoFabr1 chromosome 1, iyNeoFabr1.1, whole genome shotgun sequence DNA contains the following:
- the LOC124177536 gene encoding regulation of nuclear pre-mRNA domain-containing protein 1A isoform X3, translating into MAGFTESALVKKLLDLNPSQQSIQTLSLWLIHHRKHHPTIVKVWYKEMCKAKNNRKLTFMYLANDVIQNSKKKGPEFGKEFGNILPKAFEHMKRFDDKTRERLGRLLQIWEERGVYDKVQITEFKAAFDLAVEPVKEPSTPPPKKKIKIEVEKVCKIKKEKKERKKSETEIEVDGTKELHVTLSPRTPAGDPPETEELIKALMDLENTASSDAGVRERIASLPPEVSEVSLLANLADRAAADQLSVAVNEAAALLADYNGRLQAEMEDRRKLLTMLRDYTLAQKQLLQQAQTTLEVGSYLTKFQ; encoded by the exons atggcAGGTTTCACTGAAAGTgcgttggtgaaaaaattactggATTTAAACCCGTCCCAGCAGAGCATTCAGACCTTGTCGTTATGGTTAATTCATCACAGAAAACATCATCCAACGATCGTCAAAGTTTGGTACAAAGAGATGTGCAAGG CCAAAAACAACCGTAAGCTGACATTCATGTATCTCGCGAATGATGTGATACAAAATAGTAAAAAGAAAGGGCCAGAATTTGGCAAAGAATTCGGAAATATTCTGCCGAAGGCTTTCGAGCACATGAAAAGATTTGACGACAAGACAAGGGAGAGATTAGGTAGGCTACTGCAAATATGGGAGGAAAGAGGTGTCTACGACAAAGTGCAAATAACGGAGTTCAAAGCAGCTTTTGACTTAGCCGTTGAACCTGTTAAAGAACCATCAACGCCAccacctaaaaaaaaaattaaaattgaggTTGAGAAGGTGTGTAAAATAAAG aaagaaaaaaaagagagaaaaaaatctgagacTGAAATCGAGGTGGATGGTACCAAAGAGCTGCACGTTACGCTCAGCCCACGCACACCTGCTGGGGATCCACCGGAAACTGAAGAACTGATCAAAGCTTTGATG GACTTGGAGAACACAGCATCGTCAGATGCAGGTGTGAGAGAACGTATTGCATCACTACCACCCGAAGTCTCCGAAGTTTCGCTCCTTGCAAACCTAGCAGATAGAGCAGCTGCCGATCAACTTAGTGTAGCAGTAAATGAAGCTGCTGCACTGTTAGCAGACTACAATGGAAGATTACAAGCAGAAATGGAAGACAGAAGAAAACTGTTAACCATGTTGAGGGATTACACCTTAGCCCAGAAGCAGTTACTTCAACAAGCTCAAACAACattagag